A genomic region of Streptomyces sp. NBC_00247 contains the following coding sequences:
- a CDS encoding YraN family protein, whose protein sequence is MKNARGALGRYGEELAARLLTEAGMAVVERNWRCRAGEIDIVARDGDALVVCEVKTRRSAEYQHPMAAITPAKAERLRRLAELWLDAHGGPPRGGVRIDLVGVIVPRRGGPVAEHARGVA, encoded by the coding sequence ATGAAGAACGCACGGGGAGCACTCGGGCGGTACGGCGAGGAGTTGGCGGCGCGGCTGCTGACCGAGGCGGGCATGGCCGTGGTGGAGCGCAACTGGCGCTGCCGGGCCGGAGAGATCGACATCGTCGCACGCGACGGTGACGCACTCGTCGTCTGCGAGGTGAAGACCCGCAGATCGGCGGAGTACCAGCACCCGATGGCGGCCATCACCCCCGCCAAGGCGGAACGGCTCCGGCGGCTCGCCGAGTTGTGGCTCGACGCGCACGGAGGGCCGCCGCGGGGCGGCGTGCGCATCGACCTCGTCGGGGTGATCGTGCCCCGGCGAGGCGGTCCGGTCGCCGAGCACGCGCGGGGGGTGGCCTGA